One window of the Desulforamulus hydrothermalis Lam5 = DSM 18033 genome contains the following:
- a CDS encoding LacI family DNA-binding transcriptional regulator produces the protein MATIKDVAKLAGVSVSTVSRVLNASGYVDKTTEERVMAAIKQLHYKPSQIARGLVSKKTKTFGLILPDITNPFFPELARGVEDEAQRHGYNIMLCNSDWDIEKEKMYLSLLQAKCVDGIILVGSRLREEYLAKLLGTLKVPMVLLDRSSGMGIHSISANNNLGGYLATKHLVDQGYRTIAHISGPQQSPSGQQRLAGYKNALAEGNIPYDEVLVTEGDYRISGGAAAMRRLLRLSSPPDAVFCANDLMAIGALEVLQETGVKVPDEIALVGYDGIHLSKYVFPKLTTIIQPTYHMGTQAVQIIIDNLVAGQTECKHIELDPILEIRDSSIRRKPA, from the coding sequence ATGGCCACAATCAAGGATGTAGCAAAATTGGCAGGAGTGTCTGTTTCCACAGTATCGAGGGTGCTGAATGCCAGCGGGTATGTTGATAAAACCACGGAAGAAAGGGTAATGGCTGCCATAAAACAGCTTCATTATAAGCCCAGCCAAATTGCCCGGGGATTGGTCAGTAAAAAGACAAAGACTTTTGGCTTGATCCTGCCGGATATTACTAACCCCTTTTTCCCTGAATTGGCCAGAGGAGTAGAAGATGAGGCCCAGCGTCATGGCTATAACATTATGCTGTGCAATTCTGACTGGGATATTGAAAAAGAAAAAATGTATTTAAGTCTTTTGCAGGCTAAATGTGTGGACGGTATTATCCTGGTGGGTTCCCGTCTGCGGGAAGAATACCTGGCAAAGCTGTTGGGTACGCTTAAGGTGCCAATGGTCTTGCTTGACCGCTCCAGCGGCATGGGCATCCACTCTATCAGTGCCAATAATAACCTGGGAGGTTATTTAGCAACTAAGCATTTAGTTGATCAGGGTTACCGCACGATTGCTCATATTTCCGGACCCCAACAGTCTCCTTCGGGCCAACAAAGGCTGGCAGGTTATAAAAATGCTTTGGCTGAGGGAAACATCCCATACGATGAAGTTTTGGTAACAGAAGGAGATTACCGGATTTCCGGAGGAGCTGCTGCCATGCGCAGGCTGCTGCGGTTAAGTTCACCGCCTGATGCGGTTTTTTGTGCCAACGATTTAATGGCCATCGGTGCCCTGGAGGTTCTTCAAGAAACGGGTGTCAAAGTGCCGGATGAAATAGCTTTGGTAGGTTATGACGGCATTCATTTGAGCAAATACGTTTTTCCTAAACTGACAACTATAATTCAGCCCACCTATCACATGGGCACGCAGGCGGTGCAAATAATTATAGATAATCTTGTAGCCGGTCAAACTGAATGTAAGCATATTGAGTTAGACCCCATTTTAGAAATTCGTGATTCATCCATAAGGAGGAAACCAGCGTGA
- a CDS encoding ISL3 family transposase codes for MQFQSIRNFINLKDVIISNVEHFDSHSEISLSMPVRPHKCPACGTLTKSIHDYRTQKIKDIPWLNKPLYLIYRKRRYNCRKCNKKFYEQVDFIGKYQRMTKRLIMAVVDRLRSNSSMCSVADDFSLSPCTITRIFDYLSYSLKELPTVLSIDEFKGTTDKGKYHCILADPISSKVLDILESRTQDYLVSYFKKFNNLDKVKYVVIDMWGPYKRAAELVFPNATIVIDRFHYVRNCIWAIDKVRKRVQQSLPYEKRRFLKFSRRLLLSRPDKLSDDSKIKLANILRFNDELRVSYLLKEQFMDFVKASSSVEAESKLNRWLNLVKQHKIKEFYYLANTIVNWKTEILNSFDVPYSNGCIEGYNNKIKVIKRNAFGFRNFNRFRSRILHCCA; via the coding sequence ATGCAATTTCAGTCTATCAGAAATTTTATTAATTTGAAAGATGTTATTATTAGCAATGTTGAGCATTTTGACAGCCACTCTGAAATCTCTCTATCAATGCCCGTTAGACCCCATAAGTGCCCTGCTTGTGGGACATTAACTAAATCTATCCATGACTACCGAACTCAAAAGATTAAGGATATTCCCTGGCTAAATAAACCCCTTTACTTAATATATCGCAAGCGACGATATAACTGCCGTAAATGTAACAAGAAGTTTTACGAACAAGTTGACTTTATCGGTAAATATCAAAGAATGACTAAACGACTGATTATGGCCGTTGTGGATAGGCTCCGCTCAAACTCCAGTATGTGCTCTGTCGCTGATGATTTTTCTCTCTCTCCATGTACTATCACTAGAATCTTTGATTACCTATCCTATAGCCTTAAGGAATTGCCTACTGTCCTCTCTATTGATGAGTTTAAAGGCACTACTGACAAAGGTAAATACCATTGCATTCTGGCTGATCCCATTAGTTCCAAAGTCCTTGACATCCTTGAAAGCCGTACCCAGGATTATCTGGTTAGCTACTTTAAAAAGTTTAATAATCTCGATAAGGTTAAGTATGTTGTTATTGATATGTGGGGCCCTTATAAGCGGGCTGCCGAACTGGTTTTTCCTAACGCTACGATTGTTATTGATCGCTTTCACTACGTCAGAAACTGCATTTGGGCTATTGATAAGGTCAGAAAACGTGTTCAGCAGTCTTTACCTTATGAAAAACGCCGATTTTTAAAATTCAGCCGTAGACTCCTTCTCTCAAGACCCGATAAGTTAAGCGATGATTCTAAAATCAAATTGGCCAACATCCTTCGTTTTAATGATGAACTTAGAGTTTCTTATCTTTTGAAAGAACAGTTCATGGATTTTGTAAAGGCAAGTTCCTCTGTTGAAGCAGAATCAAAACTTAACCGGTGGCTAAATCTCGTTAAACAACATAAAATCAAAGAATTTTACTACCTGGCTAATACAATCGTAAACTGGAAAACTGAAATTCTAAATTCATTTGATGTCCCTTACTCAAATGGGTGTATTGAAGGCTACAACAACAAAATTAAAGTCATCAAGCGTAATGCTTTTGGTTTTAGAAATTTTAATAGATTCCGCTCACGTATTCTTCACTGCTGCGCTTAA
- a CDS encoding IS3 family transposase — translation MSRSGYYSWRKRPKSKRKKANEKLLEEIKDIHRRSLGLYGVRKITKELNNKKKIKCGHNRVYKLMKENGWFCQHKS, via the coding sequence GTGTCAAGAAGCGGTTATTATAGCTGGCGTAAAAGGCCAAAAAGCAAACGTAAAAAGGCTAATGAAAAATTGTTGGAAGAGATCAAGGACATCCATAGAAGATCCCTGGGCCTATACGGGGTCAGGAAGATCACTAAGGAACTAAACAACAAAAAGAAGATAAAATGTGGTCATAACCGGGTATATAAGCTCATGAAGGAAAACGGATGGTTTTGTCAACACAAAAGTTGA
- a CDS encoding type II toxin-antitoxin system RelB/DinJ family antitoxin, with translation MVIIDDLGIPASNAITMFYKQIILRKGLPFEVKLPDHPLDVSRMTTEQLNTELEKGYAQMQNGQTLSAEQAFADIRKKYGV, from the coding sequence TTGGTCATAATTGATGACCTGGGCATTCCCGCCTCTAACGCAATAACGATGTTTTACAAGCAGATCATTCTCCGAAAAGGTCTGCCTTTTGAGGTGAAACTTCCGGATCATCCGCTCGACGTCAGCCGCATGACAACAGAACAGCTGAACACGGAGCTGGAAAAGGGCTATGCCCAGATGCAAAACGGACAAACGCTTTCGGCCGAGCAGGCGTTTGCTGATATCCGCAAGAAATACGGCGTATGA
- the istB gene encoding IS21-like element helper ATPase IstB, whose translation MKLLNFSETAKILDDFLIDAEAKQLTCREFLHQLIQYELHKREEKHQEKRLKWAAFPEYKSLESFNPAEQQSLSKKQLQQLKELLWVEQAYNLILLGPPGVGKTHLAIGLGIEAIRRGYKVSFIQMDALIHLFKTQEITRSGRVRIKRIISSDLVIIDDLMFMAMDRNEANMFFQLVNRLYGQTSLIITSNKGPEDWGELLGDPAITTAILDRIIHKSEVVHLSGDSYRIKHRKSIFGNN comes from the coding sequence ATGAAGTTGTTGAATTTTTCTGAAACAGCAAAGATTCTTGATGATTTTTTAATAGACGCAGAGGCCAAACAACTTACCTGCCGGGAGTTTCTACATCAACTCATCCAGTATGAGCTGCATAAACGGGAAGAAAAACACCAGGAAAAGCGGTTGAAATGGGCGGCATTCCCGGAATATAAATCTCTCGAATCCTTCAATCCGGCTGAACAACAATCCTTAAGTAAAAAGCAGTTACAACAACTGAAGGAATTACTATGGGTTGAGCAGGCATACAATCTCATATTGCTTGGGCCTCCTGGAGTCGGAAAAACCCATTTGGCTATTGGCTTGGGTATTGAGGCTATTCGCCGGGGGTATAAAGTCAGCTTTATTCAGATGGATGCCCTGATTCACCTGTTTAAGACTCAGGAAATCACCCGCAGCGGCCGGGTTAGGATCAAACGGATAATTTCCTCAGACTTGGTCATAATTGATGACCTGATGTTTATGGCCATGGACCGCAATGAAGCCAATATGTTCTTCCAACTGGTCAACCGGCTCTATGGCCAAACCTCTCTGATAATTACCTCTAACAAAGGTCCTGAAGATTGGGGAGAGTTGCTCGGTGATCCGGCAATTACAACCGCAATTTTGGATCGCATAATCCATAAAAGTGAGGTGGTTCATTTAAGTGGTGACAGCTACCGAATCAAACATCGCAAATCCATTTTTGGAAATAATTAG
- the istA gene encoding IS21 family transposase — MKIAERWSMYLEIHRLKELGLNVSQIARHLGISRNTVYKYERLEPDELEKAIKELKTRQKKLDCVGGEILSWLKEYPDFSAAQVLDWLLERHPEVDVCESTVRNYVSRLRKEHDIPKTIHKRQYEAVEDPPMGYQMQVDFGETKLKNIKGNLIKLWFITFVLSHSRYKYVAWLDRPFTTADVIQIHENAFAYFGGMTKEIVYDQDHLILVSENYGDLIMTHEFAAYAKKRGFQIYMCRKQDPESKGRTENVVGYVKKNFAKHRMFFNLDKLNEDCLAWLERTGNGKKHNTTKKIPAEVFVLEKQHLRPVLEKMEISCTNSITRRVRKDNTVWYNGNRYSVPLGTYDGMDKEVLVEVVDDNVLVIYDQATARNWPGTIYVMKKAS; from the coding sequence ATGAAAATTGCGGAAAGGTGGAGCATGTATTTAGAAATACACCGGCTTAAGGAGTTAGGATTAAATGTATCACAGATAGCCAGACATTTAGGCATTTCCAGAAATACCGTGTACAAGTACGAAAGGCTTGAGCCAGATGAATTAGAGAAGGCCATTAAAGAATTGAAGACCCGGCAGAAAAAGCTGGACTGTGTTGGTGGAGAAATTTTATCGTGGCTTAAGGAATATCCGGATTTTTCAGCAGCTCAGGTACTGGACTGGTTATTAGAAAGGCACCCGGAGGTAGATGTCTGTGAGAGTACCGTAAGAAATTATGTATCTAGATTAAGAAAGGAGCATGATATCCCGAAAACCATACATAAAAGGCAGTACGAAGCCGTCGAAGACCCGCCCATGGGTTATCAGATGCAGGTTGATTTTGGTGAGACCAAACTTAAAAATATCAAAGGGAATCTAATCAAACTTTGGTTCATTACCTTTGTGCTGTCCCATTCCCGGTATAAATACGTGGCGTGGCTTGACCGGCCCTTTACAACGGCAGATGTTATCCAGATTCATGAAAATGCTTTTGCATACTTTGGTGGTATGACAAAAGAGATTGTCTACGACCAAGATCATCTTATCCTGGTCAGCGAAAACTACGGAGACCTGATTATGACGCATGAATTTGCCGCTTATGCGAAAAAACGGGGTTTTCAAATCTACATGTGCCGTAAACAGGACCCAGAGAGCAAAGGACGGACAGAAAACGTAGTGGGATACGTAAAAAAGAACTTTGCTAAACATCGGATGTTTTTTAACCTGGACAAGCTAAACGAAGATTGCTTGGCCTGGCTAGAACGGACAGGTAACGGAAAGAAGCATAACACGACAAAGAAAATACCGGCGGAAGTGTTCGTACTCGAAAAACAACACCTTCGACCGGTTCTTGAAAAAATGGAAATAAGTTGTACCAATAGTATAACAAGACGAGTTCGAAAAGACAATACTGTTTGGTACAACGGCAATCGCTACTCGGTTCCGTTGGGAACATACGACGGCATGGATAAAGAAGTCTTGGTCGAAGTAGTTGATGATAATGTCCTGGTAATTTATGACCAAGCTACCGCCAGGAACTGGCCAGGCACAATATATGTCATGAAAAAGGCAAGCTGA
- a CDS encoding IS3 family transposase: MWLHKTKEKTKHSIKTMCRVLGVSETGYYKWLKRQSKPNKYDELLAKIRQIRAANPDYGAHRIYLHLKLYQGYTGSYYVILKLCKIHHLMLKKKHHSRGITKADLAAQASENLIQQDFTASSPNQKWLGDITEIPTADGKLYVAAVLDCFDGAIVGFKMADHMRAELCVDAFTSAVKKYQAFGMIFHSDRGSQYTSRIYRDVLARYGAVQSMSKTGKCYDNARMESFFATLKKESTNKFKTETMRMETVKSIVFRFIEIYYNRKRIYTTNGGYPPLVKRSHYYQENLPQAV; encoded by the coding sequence ATATGGCTGCACAAAACCAAAGAGAAAACCAAGCACAGCATAAAAACCATGTGCAGGGTATTAGGCGTCAGTGAAACCGGATATTACAAGTGGTTAAAAAGGCAGTCCAAGCCCAACAAATACGATGAGCTTTTGGCTAAGATCCGTCAAATTCGTGCAGCCAACCCAGACTATGGAGCGCACAGGATCTATCTCCATTTGAAACTTTATCAAGGCTATACCGGCAGTTATTATGTAATCCTTAAGCTCTGTAAAATTCACCATCTCATGCTGAAGAAGAAACACCACAGCAGAGGAATAACCAAAGCAGATCTTGCGGCACAAGCCAGTGAAAACCTGATTCAACAGGATTTTACCGCCTCATCGCCCAATCAAAAATGGCTTGGGGATATTACAGAAATCCCAACAGCTGATGGCAAGCTTTATGTAGCCGCAGTATTAGACTGTTTTGACGGAGCTATCGTAGGGTTTAAAATGGCTGATCATATGAGGGCAGAGCTTTGTGTAGATGCTTTCACTTCAGCAGTTAAGAAATACCAGGCTTTCGGTATGATCTTTCATAGTGATAGAGGAAGCCAGTATACCAGCCGGATTTACCGTGACGTCTTAGCGAGGTATGGAGCAGTTCAGAGCATGAGCAAAACCGGAAAATGCTATGACAATGCCAGAATGGAGTCCTTTTTTGCCACATTAAAAAAAGAAAGCACTAACAAATTCAAAACCGAAACCATGAGAATGGAGACTGTAAAAAGCATAGTGTTTAGATTTATAGAAATTTATTACAACCGAAAACGAATTTACACTACTAACGGAGGTTATCCGCCCTTGGTTAAGCGTTCACACTATTACCAGGAAAACCTGCCCCAGGCAGTGTAA
- a CDS encoding transposase: MREYDKDFKEEAIKLSCEIGPTAAAEKLGIPVTTLYTWRNNAKRYGVIAFVGSGHKRVDPKTAEIRAMEKKIKELEAANDILKRALGFFAGSQKK; this comes from the coding sequence ATGCGAGAGTATGACAAAGACTTTAAAGAAGAAGCCATCAAGTTATCCTGCGAAATAGGGCCGACAGCGGCCGCAGAGAAGCTGGGAATTCCAGTAACAACGCTATACACATGGCGAAACAACGCAAAACGGTATGGAGTGATTGCTTTTGTTGGCAGCGGGCATAAGCGTGTTGATCCTAAAACAGCTGAAATTCGGGCAATGGAAAAAAAGATCAAAGAACTTGAAGCTGCTAATGATATTTTGAAAAGAGCCTTGGGTTTTTTCGCAGGGAGCCAAAAGAAGTAG
- the istB gene encoding IS21-like element helper ATPase IstB, which produces MIELEQARLRLEELGLQQAALLLDAHLEAASHGQPTYLSFLNMLLDAEIAERQKRNMEVRTKLAHLPYRKTLEEFDFAFQPSIDERLIRELATMTFVTRHENVLFLGPPGVGKSHLAVALAVEAISQGISVYFVSLSQLIEDLRKAYTENRLDKRLRIYIRPKLLIIDEIGYLPFDSLAANLFFQVVSARYERGSILLTSNKSFGEWGELMGDPILATAILDRLLHHSHIVNIRGNSYRLREKMRTGAYGSPSTT; this is translated from the coding sequence ATGATTGAACTGGAACAAGCACGGCTACGTCTCGAGGAACTTGGGCTTCAGCAAGCGGCTCTACTCTTGGATGCCCATTTGGAAGCGGCAAGTCATGGACAGCCCACCTATCTGTCCTTTCTCAACATGCTTCTAGATGCAGAGATAGCGGAACGTCAAAAACGGAATATGGAGGTACGCACCAAACTCGCACACTTGCCTTACCGAAAAACGCTGGAGGAGTTCGATTTTGCTTTCCAACCCAGCATTGACGAACGGTTGATTCGAGAGCTGGCCACGATGACTTTTGTAACCCGACACGAGAATGTCTTGTTCTTAGGGCCTCCCGGAGTAGGAAAAAGTCATCTGGCGGTGGCGTTGGCTGTAGAAGCCATCTCGCAAGGGATATCCGTTTACTTTGTCAGTCTCTCGCAACTCATCGAAGATCTGCGAAAAGCTTACACGGAAAACAGGCTGGATAAACGCCTACGCATCTATATTCGACCAAAGCTCCTGATTATTGACGAAATTGGTTACTTACCGTTTGACAGTTTGGCAGCTAACCTCTTTTTCCAGGTAGTAAGTGCAAGATACGAGAGAGGGAGTATTCTGTTGACCAGCAACAAGAGTTTCGGTGAATGGGGGGAACTGATGGGCGATCCGATACTTGCTACGGCTATCCTGGATCGGCTCTTACACCATTCCCACATCGTCAATATTAGGGGGAATAGTTACCGACTTCGTGAGAAGATGAGGACTGGAGCCTACGGCTCCCCCTCTACCACCTAA
- a CDS encoding methyl-accepting chemotaxis protein — translation MEIDGDADGLIQMTPASNSGIENKIYNFYANFAQTHPKAQYVYMATTQGGYVQWPEGKIMAHFDPREKLFYKTGMESNGKPARTKPYFFPADKIFLISTVTKITDSSGQVIGVQGLDVSLKSITDLIKDIQIGETGYIILTDGDGNIIADPRKAERNGKNIKELKVEQLNDVLQQKTGTLEAKIDGKESLINIYTSPETGWKFIAIVEKAEMIAKYTKMINSLLLILVIFLGIVFFVSRVMSKKISHPIIASANFAKEIANGNLAITPININQTDENGMLIDSLNKMQKHLKEVIEGIQNATGELASSTKTLATHAQQTSAGSSETAATVNEIAATIEQVASNVQKVAGLSEKVSREADQGFNSVRQITGQIQNIASSNDHASQVVNELSQTLNQVNQIVELITNIAEQTNLLALNAAIEAARAGEQGRGFAVVAEEVRKLAEQSGAAAKNINDLIVRVQTESKKAVQAMSEGNIQVKEGVAVAEQVGKNFSGITDSIKILVEQIQSIAAASEQVAAGIQNVTATAEEQTAAMEEVSAATEQINKMADNLNNMIKWFAK, via the coding sequence GTGGAAATAGATGGAGATGCAGACGGCTTAATTCAAATGACACCTGCATCGAATTCGGGTATAGAAAATAAAATATATAATTTCTATGCTAATTTTGCTCAAACACATCCTAAAGCTCAATACGTTTACATGGCCACCACCCAGGGTGGGTATGTTCAATGGCCGGAAGGTAAAATTATGGCGCATTTTGATCCGAGGGAAAAACTGTTTTATAAAACCGGTATGGAAAGCAACGGTAAACCGGCCAGAACAAAACCATATTTTTTCCCTGCAGATAAAATATTTCTCATCAGTACAGTGACCAAAATAACAGATAGCTCAGGTCAAGTTATAGGGGTTCAGGGGCTTGATGTAAGTTTAAAAAGCATAACAGATTTGATTAAGGACATTCAAATAGGTGAAACGGGTTATATTATCTTGACTGACGGTGATGGCAACATTATTGCTGATCCTCGGAAGGCCGAAAGGAACGGCAAAAATATTAAAGAGCTTAAAGTTGAGCAGTTAAACGACGTACTACAACAAAAAACAGGTACCTTAGAGGCAAAAATTGACGGCAAGGAGTCTTTAATAAATATTTATACATCTCCGGAAACAGGTTGGAAATTTATCGCTATAGTAGAAAAAGCTGAAATGATAGCTAAGTACACCAAAATGATCAATTCATTGTTATTGATCTTAGTAATATTCTTGGGGATAGTTTTTTTTGTCTCCAGAGTAATGTCGAAAAAGATTTCTCATCCAATTATTGCTTCGGCAAACTTTGCTAAGGAAATTGCTAATGGAAACCTGGCAATTACCCCCATTAATATAAACCAAACTGATGAAAACGGCATGTTAATCGATTCGCTAAATAAAATGCAAAAACATTTAAAAGAAGTTATCGAGGGCATACAAAATGCAACCGGAGAACTGGCTTCGTCAACTAAAACTCTTGCAACCCATGCCCAACAAACTTCAGCCGGCTCCTCAGAAACGGCAGCTACAGTAAATGAGATAGCTGCTACAATTGAACAAGTAGCAAGTAATGTACAAAAAGTCGCTGGTTTGTCAGAAAAAGTTTCCAGGGAAGCTGATCAAGGATTCAATAGCGTCCGGCAGATAACCGGTCAAATACAAAACATTGCTTCTTCCAATGACCATGCATCCCAAGTGGTAAATGAACTTTCACAAACTTTAAATCAGGTTAATCAAATTGTCGAATTAATAACCAATATTGCCGAACAAACCAATTTACTTGCCCTAAATGCAGCCATTGAAGCAGCAAGGGCCGGAGAACAGGGGCGTGGTTTTGCAGTTGTAGCCGAAGAGGTAAGAAAACTGGCGGAACAATCAGGCGCCGCCGCTAAAAATATAAATGACTTAATTGTAAGGGTTCAAACAGAATCAAAAAAGGCAGTACAGGCGATGAGCGAAGGCAATATCCAGGTTAAAGAGGGGGTTGCGGTGGCTGAGCAAGTTGGTAAAAACTTTAGCGGCATTACTGATTCCATAAAAATTCTGGTTGAACAAATTCAAAGCATTGCTGCTGCTTCCGAACAGGTTGCCGCAGGAATACAAAACGTAACTGCCACGGCAGAAGAACAAACTGCCGCCATGGAAGAAGTATCAGCCGCTACCGAGCAAATCAATAAAATGGCAGACAACTTAAATAATATGATTAAATGGTTTGCAAAGTAA
- a CDS encoding EamA family transporter, giving the protein MFIYVFSIVLIVASNVLYNICQKSTPEKANPFSALLVTYLTAAVLTLIAFLFSKNDKSFFQSFADLNWTSIVLGFSIVGLELGYLLAYRAGWKISVGSLVANIALALMLIPIGIFFYKEGFGLNKILGAVFCIIGLILINK; this is encoded by the coding sequence TTGTTTATTTATGTGTTTTCCATTGTACTTATTGTGGCCTCAAATGTTCTATATAATATATGCCAGAAATCAACACCGGAAAAAGCTAACCCTTTTTCAGCATTACTTGTTACATATTTAACCGCAGCAGTTTTAACCTTAATTGCATTTCTGTTTTCCAAAAACGATAAGAGTTTTTTTCAGTCATTTGCAGATTTAAATTGGACCAGTATAGTGCTTGGTTTTTCGATTGTTGGTCTGGAATTGGGGTATTTGCTGGCGTACAGGGCAGGCTGGAAAATCAGTGTTGGGTCTTTAGTGGCTAACATAGCCCTGGCCCTCATGCTGATACCAATAGGAATATTCTTTTACAAAGAAGGGTTTGGGCTTAATAAAATACTGGGGGCGGTTTTCTGTATCATTGGCCTTATCCTTATAAATAAATAG
- a CDS encoding AzlD domain-containing protein, which translates to MRSEIFYIILGMALVTYFTRFGALAMFRFTGVPAWLSRWFKYVPVAILTALIAPSLLLPRGYLDISFNNHYLVAGLVAAFVAYKSRNIIATLGLGMSVMFVLKLIS; encoded by the coding sequence ATGCGCAGCGAAATTTTTTACATCATTTTAGGAATGGCCCTGGTTACTTATTTTACCAGATTCGGTGCCCTGGCTATGTTCCGTTTTACCGGGGTGCCTGCCTGGTTAAGCAGGTGGTTTAAATATGTTCCGGTTGCTATTTTGACAGCATTAATTGCACCGTCATTACTTTTGCCCAGGGGATATTTGGATATTAGCTTTAACAATCATTATCTGGTTGCGGGTCTGGTTGCGGCTTTTGTTGCTTATAAGAGTCGTAATATTATTGCTACCTTAGGTTTGGGCATGTCAGTAATGTTTGTTCTAAAATTAATTAGCTGA
- a CDS encoding AzlC family ABC transporter permease: MQLSNLLSGKSETALEVWEAIRDCAPVVFGAVPFGITCGIMGLTAKMSAGEIILMSVFVFAGASQFIGITMLGAGITSWGIVVFTTLLVNLRHLIMGMSLAPYMTRLPLSLQAFLAFFLTDETYALTVSRLHKAAYSMVYQLTVSILLYLAWVLSTIGGVVLGSYISDPLTWGLDFAMPATFLVLLVPLLTSRTGLIVCGVAAVVSVIAALYLPGKWYIIIACLTASIIGGLLEEEN; encoded by the coding sequence ATGCAGTTATCAAATTTGTTGTCAGGTAAGAGCGAAACAGCCTTAGAAGTATGGGAGGCAATCAGGGATTGTGCTCCGGTGGTGTTTGGAGCAGTGCCCTTTGGCATCACCTGCGGCATCATGGGGCTGACAGCCAAAATGTCAGCCGGCGAAATTATTCTTATGTCTGTCTTTGTTTTTGCCGGTGCGTCCCAGTTTATTGGTATTACTATGCTGGGCGCGGGTATTACAAGCTGGGGAATAGTTGTTTTCACTACTTTACTGGTAAACCTGCGTCACTTGATAATGGGCATGTCCTTAGCGCCCTATATGACCAGACTGCCGCTGTCTCTGCAAGCATTCCTGGCGTTTTTTTTAACTGATGAAACCTACGCCCTTACTGTCAGCCGGCTTCACAAGGCCGCATACAGCATGGTTTATCAATTAACCGTAAGCATATTGCTTTATTTAGCGTGGGTTTTATCTACTATCGGCGGAGTAGTCTTGGGCAGCTATATTTCCGATCCCTTGACCTGGGGGCTTGATTTTGCCATGCCGGCAACTTTTTTGGTATTGTTGGTACCGCTGTTGACAAGCCGCACCGGACTTATTGTGTGCGGGGTTGCTGCGGTGGTTTCGGTAATTGCTGCCCTGTATTTGCCCGGCAAGTGGTATATAATTATCGCCTGCCTGACGGCCAGTATCATCGGGGGGTTATTGGAGGAGGAAAACTAG